The region GCTCGCTCTCGTTGCTCAAAGACGAGTGGAAGTATTTGAAggaatttaaatgaaaaaaccaccaaactgAAATGTGTATTCGCTACGTAACGATGTAAATGAAGAGGGACAATCAGTATTAACTACGACAACATCTACttcaacaaccacagcaaatCGAACTTAAGGGAGAGGACAACTACATCATAGTGAGGGAAGGCAGACGGAACCACTTACCGGAAGCGGCACCGCTGAGTACGGTGACGGAGCTGCTTTCGGCCGACAGATCtatgctcggtggtggcaacggtggtgcaTCAACCGGAACCTCGTGTATCCGTGCGGGTATGGCCGGTGGCAGCATACTGTTACCGACATGGTTCGGACCATTATTGCTACCGCCCGTAGCCGACGCCGCCGGATTGTACATCGGAGACATTGCGTTCACCGCTGGAGCCACATAGTTCGGTGCTATCGGTGAGATACCCACGGCCGCAATGATACGCGAAGAGGAACCAAAGTTTTGGTGTGGCGTCGGATAGGGTGGCGGTATGGTTGTACTATTGCTGGCGATGCGCCGGTGTGCGGTTTGAGCTACGGAGAACAGACGCAAAAGGAATCATTAAGGAACATCATCGTTTCGATTGGTCAACAGCCAACACAAGCGTCCCTTACTACTCACCATAGTTTGGCGGACTCCGGAAGGAGGTGCTCTCGGGTGGCAGTTCCATCGGTGGCGGTATCTGACTAGGTGCATCGACAGAACTCTCCAGTATCCGGCTGCCCATAATGGGCCGGCCGCCGTTCGGGTACATCGACATGGTTGTGCTGTAGTTCGGTGGATTCGGCAGCATCCCGGACAGATGTAgaccgccacctccaccacctccccctcctcccactcctccccctcctcccactCCTCCCACTCCTGCTGTCGTACCGGATACACCGCTTCCTGCAGTTCCACCTCCGGCATATCCTgttccgccgccaccgccgccacctgCGTGACTCGGTGGTGGATACTGGGGCGGTCCCATAACGCCTGCGACTGATGGCGTCGTACCGCTAACGCCACCAGTCGGTCCGGCACAGCAGTGTGCCGGTGATTGCGATGGACTGATGGTCAGTCCGGTTCCATGATGTAAAAATGCTGCCGCTGTCGGGGGATGCGCATGGTGGAAGTGGGACGACAGTGTGCTGTGATGTGCCGCCAACGGTCCATGCGGaccatggtggtgatggtgatgatggtgatgatgcaaacTGCTCAGTGGTCCCGGTAATACCGATCCGCCAGCACCCACCGTGGGATGGCGTGGTTGATGTGGGCGcgttttcgtttgttccgATAGCGAAAGCAGCTTCTTGACGGCCTGTGGTGATGCGGCACCAAACTTGGGCGCACCACTGTTCCCACTGCTGGCACTTCCAATCGAGAGGCTGCTCATGCCGAGCCCAAGTGCACCCTTCTTACCCTCGCCACTTGTCGAGCTGGTGCTCGATGTTGTAGAGAGCGTCGGCGAGGGATAGCGCTTCCGGACTTGCACCGTGTTCGGTGTGGTGCCACCCTGTGCCTCACATTCGAGCGACAGCCGGTGCAGCTCGTCCTCATCCGTTATCACCTTCATGTTGTTCAGGTACGCCTTGACGCGTCGCACCATCTGGGCCTCTTCGAACATCTTCTTCGAGTTGGGTGCGGCCGTTGACTTTTTCCGTCGCTTTACCGTCTGCTGGCTGTGGAGGAAGTTGCTGGCCGATgacgctggtggcggtggtggaggaggtgctAGCATGAGATTCCccacgacgccaccaccaccacccccggacGGTACCGACATTTGGTTGAGGGCGAGCATGGCCGAACTCGGCGGTTGACACTTGTACTCGAGCATCGTCAGGATGTCGTACGGGGAGTTGCACATGTACAGCAGCGTCCGGATCTCCTTCGAGATCATACGCAGCTTCTCGAAGTTGATCAAACTGTCGATCTTTGTGTCGTTGCCCAGATGGATGAAGGTAAGATCCTTCTTCACGACCGGATAGAAGGGAATGACGGGTTGCTGGGCGTTCAGCTCGGTCTGTATCAGCTGCCGGTACTTGGACATGTTGCGCGAAGGATCCATCAGATCCTGCAGATCGTTAAACAGCTTCTGATACTTTGACGGAAGCTTTTCCCACGATTGCCGTAACCGCGAGACGGCCGCATGTCCCAGCCCACTGATGATCGCAAACAGGCTGTTGAAATTCTTGCACTCCTTGCAGTGTCGCGCAATTTTGATGAACTGCTTAATGATCTTGCACCGGCGCATCATGTTGTGCTCACTGCAAACCTCCGTCACCACCCAGAACATCTCACGGTTCACCAGCTCGGCAAAGCGCACCAACATAGGTTTGCCGTAGCGACTCTTCAAGTTGAACAGATCGTCCACATACTCGGTCGACTCGATCTGCCGGAAGATGGCAAAGTCTTGCAGCGTCAACTGGATCGCCAGTTCGTTTGCGTTCAGCTGCAGGAAGTGTACGGCACTCTCGCGGATCAACTCCGGTGCCACATCGTCCGGTACGAGCGTCTCCGTGATGCCGTTCGTTTTCAGATAGTACCGAGCGCTGAGTCCGATCCGTTCCGCTAGATTCTGCAGCTGGTCCGGTAACCGGCGCTGCTTGATCATACCACCCTCTCCGACGCTTACCTCACACAGCGAGAAGTTCGAACTTGGATCGTGTATGCCGAACTCTTGCAGCGCCAACATCACCACCTCGTGGGCCGTCGTTTCCTTGTGCACCAGCAGATACTTGCACGTTTGGTCCGACTTGTACACCTTGAGTATGTGCTCGGGGAAATCGCTTGCACCGCCGCGAACCTCCTCGTAGTACAGTGTGGCGGCCATTGTGCTGGCCGCTTTCGACGACATGATCGCTTCCGTCGATTGCGCTTTCGCCGGTGTGCCGGGAGTTTCGCGAAGATCCGGATTGCTCTGGTACGTGGTGGATACACCCGTCGTCGAGGACCCAGCAGGGCCCGTCTCGTCCGAATCGGCCGTCGTGATCGAGGAGGTCGAGATGGACGATGCTTGGGAGGAAAAGTTCACGCTGATACCGGATGATCGATCACTACCGTCACAGTTGCTGCCATTGCCACTTGTCGcgctgttgccgttggttgAAGCGCTCGCCATTGCACCGGCACTCGCGCTGTTACTATTATTGTTGAGGCTATCATCCTGGAAGACGCTATTCTTTGGCAGTAGGTTCATGCGGATCAGCGCCTTCTGAAGGCGTTTCTTTCCACCGAGCGTCATAAAGCTGCCGCcactcttgttgttgttcatctggcccgacgacgacggggtcGAGGCACCGGAATCTTTGCGCCCATACTCGATGTCCCGCACCGGTAGAGGCATCAGGAACTGTGGCGTCGGCAGCAGTCCGCCCGCTTTGTCGACCAGATCGAGCGACTTTTGCGATTGCAGCAGCTCCGATCGCAGCAACCCCTTCTTCAGGTCCATCTTGATCTTACTCGAATCTCCGTCCGCACTCGCGAGCATTCCCTTGAACGCCCACAGATTGCTCTTCACCGTGATGCTGAGGTGCGTCGTGCCCATCAGCAGCTCGAGCGCACGGGCGCACGTCACGTGCTCGAAGCTTTGCCCGTTCACCTCCAGTATCTGATCGCCTCGCTTTAGGCCCGCATCGTAGGCTTTCGTTTTTGCCTCAACGCGCGTTATAAAGATGCCACCAGGGCCACCCGATATTTGGAAATTTAAATCCTCATCGCGCGAACTACGCGCTAGTGTCACGTTGCGCTCCCGTGCATTATGCTGAGCGTAGACGTGCAGGAGCCGCAATTGCTCCAGCATGTTCCGTTTCTCGAGGGCTGATTCAAAGATTTCCAGAAATTCCATCATCTGTGGATCAGTATCGAAGTCGGTGAAGTGATTGTTCACCCACAGCAGCACGACACGCGTTACGCGATCACAAAGATCACTCGCTGAAGGGGCAGGCGAGGAAGGAGGACCCATAGATACATGATGGGCGATGGAAGCGGCTGCACCGTCCACGAAATCACTCGAGACGCCGGTGTTACTGGCACCGTCTACCATCTCATTGCCGGTACCTCCGGGGCCACTGTCCACGTTGAACCACTTGAGCAGCTGTTTTGAAATGTCGATCGGGCTGCTTATGAAAGTTCGACAGGTCAGCAGAAAATCTTCCACGTAGTTGGGATCGGTCTGCGTAGTGTCTTCCACTAGCTGGTGTAATAACCTCTCCACCGTTCCCCGTATGACCACGTATCCCTTCCGTGAGCCATTCTCTGCCGTGCTGTTTCTCAGCTCCGTCACCATGACGACGCGACCGTCTTCTTCGATCTTGCGAATGTTGTCCTCGCCTTGGTGCTGTATCCGATAGTAGTCGGTTTGCGTGATGCAGACAAACTGGCAATCGTCGCACTTGGTCCGCATCACACCCCGATGGTACAGCTTGTCCATCGTGGGCATAATACCGAAGCTATCGCCATAGTGCAGGTACTCAACCTCACCCGTACTGTGCTCAATCTCGACGTGCCCATTGATCAGTACACTCCACGAATCAAGCTCTTCGCCATCGTTCATCACGACGGTACCGGCTTTCTCGACCACCgcaaacaccatcaccgagcAGAGGGCACGTCGTACCGCGAACGTCATGTTGGTAAAGGCTTTTAGCTTTTGTGTGAACTCGAGCAGCACATCGATATCGTCCACCGTTCGGTCGGAAGGATCCTTTTCCAGACACTCGCGCACCGTATCTCGGACACTTAAACTCTGTCGGGAGAGGAACAAAAATGTGATCAGTGAAATGCTGAAGCGCCGCGGGCAGCTGTGGGACACTTACATCTATACTTTCGGCAATGTCTTCCTCATCGGAGTCGACCACGGACTCGACCAGACCGGAGAGATCGACCTCGTCCGAGTCGAGCGATGAACTTGTAACCGACGTCATGGTATCGGCCTGGCTGGTATCACTCGAATGCGACAATCGGTTGCCTTTGTCATACAACTCGGGGTAGTATCCCGTCGTCAGCTGTGGGAgaaaaacgaagggaaaacaTTTTAGAAATGATTGATGttaaatataatttaaattctgATAACCCAAATACAAATGTCTGACCTTGAAACTTGACCTTCAACGGCCCGTTCAAATCGCCGGACACTTCCAACTCTTCAACCCGTAATGTAATGTAAACGACGCTTTTGCGCCCTGTCAAACGTCAAACGGGGTGTTTTCTTGCATTTTTAGCGTCGTGGTCGTTATCGTCGTCGCCCAGCGGAACCTTTTCCAGGTCGATAATAAACAGCTTGAGCCTCGGGAAGCATTCTGGCAGACATacgcaccagctgcagcagtttTCTTCGGCAAAAACGCCCAAACAACAAGCCCCCCCGGATCCTGGTGTCGCGGTTTACGGAAGTGTTTAGCAGCTGTCGGTGATTGGTGTGAAAAACCAGCTGCAAGTTGCAACCTGTTCTTGGCGCGTGCTGTTATCACGGGACTTTAATCGTATCCATGAAAATCAGTGCGCCGGACAGCACTATCTATCGCATGCATAGCGCAACGGCCAGATCGATACTATCAGACGCATCCCGCTGCAAGGCAAACATAACAGCTGGTTACGCTAGTGTGGTGTCTGCTGTGGATCGATAAAACGAGTGCTCCCAGGTCTTCGCGACGTCCGCATCCATCTGTTGATGGTTCCATGGCAGTATATTCCAGTAGGTTCTTGCCCACAGTTTTGTAATGCTCCTGGCGTCGTCAACCATCGCGTGCCTTTGGTGTTGCTGATTACTGAGAAGATCCCCCGGACCCCCGAAGAGCTTCATCATAAACCGCCGACGGGCATCGTGGTAGCGAAAATATTGCTTCAAAGAAAAATCTGCTCCGATATCACCTGCCATCAGCGTTTGTGGTAAATTGAGTCGCGTGAAGCGTGAAGACGCCCCAAGCATTAGTGCGTTGCCACGGGCAGCAGCCAAACAAGCAGCGCGACACCTCCTCGGGGTTACGAGATTACAAAAGTGGCAAGCTCCCTATAGCAACGCATAATATCTCCACAGCAACCGCCCAACCAACGACGAAACTAAGGCAACTAAAGGGTGCTGGGAGTTGGGCACCacgcacaacaaacaacagcaacagtagcaggccccgccgccagcagcacgtAGTTCATCTCGAAGCGAGAATAGTCTTGTTCCGAGAACGGTTCCTTGCAGAGTTCACCTCACGCTGTTCGTGTATCAACAACCCGAAAAAAACATCTATTTTCTATCCCAACATGGTAAGAAAGCCGCAGGCGACAACGACGTTGGGGGGGTTAGAGGTTGTACTTGGAAACAAAATGTTAACATGGCTATCACAATAATCCATCACATCTCGCTGCGGTACCACCCCGCAGCGTCTGTGTTGGaacatgtttcatttttgacaTGTTTTCCGACCATCACCTACACACCTTCCCATGTTTTGTCAAGGCCAACGGATGCCAGAAAAGTTTGACCTTTAACTAAAATTCTCCCTAATTCGCTCTCTTGCTAGGCATCCGGATCCGTATCGGTTTCCACTGGAACAAAGTCCTCCAGCAAAACTGGAGTAACGGCCGGCACAGGAGGGGGCCCCGTTACGggcgctggtgccggtggacgTAAAAAGTCCGGGCCCAAGTTCGAGCTGTCCGACGAACAGCGGCAGGACATCAAGGAGGCGTTCGATCTGTTCGATTCCGAGGGCACGGGCATGATCGATACGAAGGAGCTGAAGGTGGCCATCCGGGCACTCGGGTTCGAGccgaaaaaggaggaaatcaaaaagatgatTGCCGAAATCGATAAGGATGGTTCGGGCAAGATCTCGTTCGACGACTTTCTGCAGCTGATGACGGTCAAGATGGCGGAGAAGGATTCGAAGGAGGAAATACTGAAGGCGTTCCGGTtgttcgacgacgatgagacgGGCACGATTTCCTTCAAGAACCTGAAGCGAGTGGCAAAGGAGCTGGGCGAAAATCTGACCGATGAGGAACTGCAGGAGATGATCGATGAAGCCGATCGAGATGGTGATGGGGAGGTAAACCAGGAGGAGTTCCTACGTATTATGAAGAAAACTAGCCTATACTAAGCAGCAGCCATTAGAGTGACAGGGTaggtggtggagaagataTCCATTTTGCCAGGGGGGAGTTTTCCTTTAAGGATGGAACAACGTTAATTGCATTTAATGTATCAGCATTGAAACAGGAAAGAATTGAGTGTGCAGTGCATAGAAGATAAGGATGATACTAATAGAGACAGGCGAATGATCGAATTTGGTTTTAAGTTTAACTCTTGTGAGATTTGTGCAGCTGCTGTAGATGGTGCGAGACGGGACAAATGAATTCCACCTAATAataaccaaaaaccattccttcTGGATGCATTTAAAGCCGAACCAAAACAGAATATCAATAGATTAGTATATAAGTTCGCTCTCTATACCAACAATCCCAGTCAGCTAGCGGGTAGTAGGGTGTCGTACTGAGCGTTGAAAGGATTTTTGATAAGAAGcagcacgacacgacacatgCATTTGATAGCAAACTACTcagttttcgtttttgtaaCGATTATCGCAACCAAGAGAGCAGGCAGAACCGTTTACTCTTGTTCCTAGCTAACACACATCCTCTTAAGATGCTCTCTTTAATAAGAGACTCTACAAGCCAAAAGACATTGCACAAATTGAACTCGAGTACCACACACGCCGCAACGCATCACTCACTGCACCGCCAAACAAAAGCCTAATGAggccgccggtggtgcgtGCACCAACCGAAGGAAGCTAGCGTTCGTAAGATAGATACTATTTACAAATGCCATTTTGCCAGATCATTAGGAAAGCGAAAGATCAGCATTTTTAGGGCTAAACAAACAGAGAGGGTTACGCTCGGTTACGACGGCACTAAAGGATTTGTTGGAACCGGTTCCATGGTTTCTGGCTTTTCGCTGACAGCCATGAACATCTCATGCTCTCGCCACCTAGTGCGCGAGTTGCTTGCTTTGCGTGTACCGTGGGGTTTCCGGTCCTGCACACAATTGCTCTGCTCCGATCGCTTACGAGGCAGCATCTCGCCAACCGCGCCGATTCGATGAAGATCACGTAGATAAGCCAGCTAAGCTAAGCCAAAGCGTCGCGTACCAGTTGTGTTGGCAGGGGTAGCATTACTAATGCCCACGGAACAACaacatggtgatgatgctatTTAAGCCAGAGAACGCGACTAGTTGTCTGTTGGCTATTTTGCTGTAGTGTGCgtttaattaataataaacaaacaaaagtatcaggaaaagggaaatggatcAGGAAATGTATCAGGAGAATGAAACGATGAATGAAACACGTTTGTGACAAATGGGAACGATTGGTGTACATCACATGGAGATTTTGATCCCGAGGGTCCTTTAAGAAGTACGGttacacaacacaaacgaGTGTTTAAACAAGAAACGAATCTTTATCAATGATCACAAATACATAGATATATTTTTCTTCCACAACGATGGCAAGTCCTTCCATCTTTTTCAACATTCGAAACACGTTTCCTCGTAATGTCGACGTCCCGGACACACATCCTCTGACACCATCGCCATGAGCCTGGAGCTCACCAGCTCAGTAAACTGGCCAAGGGGCGACGACTGTGCGGAAATGAAAAGTTCACCGCATCGATCCAAAGGGAGCCCGCCCTTTGAAGTGTGGcttcttttaaaaatagaaccacTAACGAAACGGTCTATTCTACCGTATTGAGATTAGGGATGTGGAAGAGACAGTTCGGAAACAGTGAGCGAAACAATCCGGATCCGGGTCCGATAGCGCTGACATCTATTATTGATCAACTTCCCAACCCCGGTGGATACTGCGTTGTTTCTGGTTGCAATCTGTTCGAGAACTATGGCTTTAGGGGGACAACAAATCCGTAATGTGTCTCGACCGTTGCTGCGTACACGTAGGAAGATCTAATTGGGTTGTCAATCACGAACAGTCCCCAACGGGAGCGCGCTCTATTGGTCATTACTAATTACTTTTCTGGTGTCCTTGCAGCTCGATTAGACGCGGAGCGATACTGGCCAAAGGCTAGATCAACCATTTACTGTTAATTTGATGTCACTTGCATGTAAGAAGTCACATATCAGGTCCGAGCTTCGTGACGTTGGCATTGGAGCCGCCaggaaaaatagaaacagcGATTCGCCTAGAGATGTCTTATAATGCCCGGTACGATGGAGAGCGCTGGACCAAAGAACAACACCGGCCCTgcccttc is a window of Anopheles aquasalis chromosome 2, idAnoAquaMG_Q_19, whole genome shotgun sequence DNA encoding:
- the LOC126581703 gene encoding rap guanine nucleotide exchange factor 2 isoform X2, with the translated sequence MAHRLKHTNSLTTGYYPELYDKGNRLSHSSDTSQADTMTSVTSSSLDSDEVDLSGLVESVVDSDEEDIAESIDSLSVRDTVRECLEKDPSDRTVDDIDVLLEFTQKLKAFTNMTFAVRRALCSVMVFAVVEKAGTVVMNDGEELDSWSVLINGHVEIEHSTGEVEYLHYGDSFGIMPTMDKLYHRGVMRTKCDDCQFVCITQTDYYRIQHQGEDNIRKIEEDGRVVMVTELRNSTAENGSRKGYVVIRGTVERLLHQLVEDTTQTDPNYVEDFLLTCRTFISSPIDISKQLLKWFNVDSGPGGTGNEMVDGASNTGVSSDFVDGAAASIAHHVSMGPPSSPAPSASDLCDRVTRVVLLWVNNHFTDFDTDPQMMEFLEIFESALEKRNMLEQLRLLHVYAQHNARERNVTLARSSRDEDLNFQISGGPGGIFITRVEAKTKAYDAGLKRGDQILEVNGQSFEHVTCARALELLMGTTHLSITVKSNLWAFKGMLASADGDSSKIKMDLKKGLLRSELLQSQKSLDLVDKAGGLLPTPQFLMPLPVRDIEYGRKDSGASTPSSSGQMNNNKSGGSFMTLGGKKRLQKALIRMNLLPKNSVFQDDSLNNNSNSASAGAMASASTNGNSATSGNGSNCDGSDRSSGISVNFSSQASSISTSSITTADSDETGPAGSSTTGVSTTYQSNPDLRETPGTPAKAQSTEAIMSSKAASTMAATLYYEEVRGGASDFPEHILKVYKSDQTCKYLLVHKETTAHEVVMLALQEFGIHDPSSNFSLCEVSVGEGGMIKQRRLPDQLQNLAERIGLSARYYLKTNGITETLVPDDVAPELIRESAVHFLQLNANELAIQLTLQDFAIFRQIESTEYVDDLFNLKSRYGKPMLVRFAELVNREMFWVVTEVCSEHNMMRRCKIIKQFIKIARHCKECKNFNSLFAIISGLGHAAVSRLRQSWEKLPSKYQKLFNDLQDLMDPSRNMSKYRQLIQTELNAQQPVIPFYPVVKKDLTFIHLGNDTKIDSLINFEKLRMISKEIRTLLYMCNSPYDILTMLEYKCQPPSSAMLALNQMSVPSGGGGGGVVGNLMLAPPPPPPPASSASNFLHSQQTVKRRKKSTAAPNSKKMFEEAQMVRRVKAYLNNMKVITDEDELHRLSLECEAQGGTTPNTVQVRKRYPSPTLSTTSSTSSTSGEGKKGALGLGMSSLSIGSASSGNSGAPKFGAASPQAVKKLLSLSEQTKTRPHQPRHPTVGAGGSVLPGPLSSLHHHHHHHHHHGPHGPLAAHHSTLSSHFHHAHPPTAAAFLHHGTGLTISPSQSPAHCCAGPTGGVSGTTPSVAGVMGPPQYPPPSHAGGGGGGGTGYAGGGTAGSGVSGTTAGVGGVGGGGGVGGGGGGGGGGLHLSGMLPNPPNYSTTMSMYPNGGRPIMGSRILESSVDAPSQIPPPMELPPESTSFRSPPNYAQTAHRRIASNSTTIPPPYPTPHQNFGSSSRIIAAVGISPIAPNYVAPAVNAMSPMYNPAASATGGSNNGPNHVGNSMLPPAIPARIHEVPVDAPPLPPPSIDLSAESSSVTVLSGAASELGDGLNESVETDCLETISTEV